In Apium graveolens cultivar Ventura chromosome 10, ASM990537v1, whole genome shotgun sequence, the following are encoded in one genomic region:
- the LOC141693195 gene encoding uncharacterized protein LOC141693195, with translation MNEKRLPAEAPDDLLIEKFYDQQQKVISDRKDAHIKSLDDLVNVNSLFTLAVFVGLSQASPGIRSLENRDECDAGPRVAKMLVLYEVVAFACFLLSSLVAKVLKLHLSLDCQRYSFVKSRFDLKDFMLILAATSSVSGIILLMLSVVNVVQIRIGLYSCGSGEARTAIWALCTIVAIGLVIYVVSVSIAIYASITGDALHDQILSHQQAPKRVINNADPNSVREPSRIRNPDDVV, from the coding sequence ATGAATGAAAAGAGACTTCCAGCAGAAGCACCAGATGATCTTCTAATTGAAAAATTTTATGATCAACAACAAAAAGTAATATCTGATAGGAAAGATGCTCATATCAAATCACTGGATGATCTCGTAAATGTGAATTCACTATTCACCTTAGCCGTGTTTGTTGGCTTATCTCAAGCTTCACCAGGCATTCGCAGCCTAGAGAACCGTGATGAGTGTGATGCTGGTCCACGTGTAGCTAAAATGCTAGTCCTCTACGAAGTTGTAGCCTTTGCTTGTTTCCTTTTGTCGAGCCTAGTGGCAAAAGTACTTAAGCTACATCTAAGCCTGGATTGTCAAAGATATAGTTTTGTCAAATCAAGATTCGATTTGAAGGACTTCATGTTAATCTTAGCAGCAACTTCATCTGTTTCTGGCATTATTTTGCTTATGCTTTCAGTTGTTAACGTGGTTCAGATTCGAATAGGTTTGTATTCTTGTGGAAGTGGTGAAGCAAGGACAGCCATTTGGGCTCTTTGTACAATTGTTGCCATCGGTCTGGTAATCTATGTAGTTTCTGTGAGTATAGCTATTTATGCTTCTATTACCGGAGATGCTCTGCATGATCAGATCCTAAGCCATCAGCAAGcaccgaaaagagtaattaacaaTGCTGATCCAAATTCTGTTAGAGAACCTAGTCGCATTCGGAATCCAGATGATGTAGTTTAA